In Tepidimicrobium xylanilyticum, the DNA window AGCAGCTCGAGGATTGGATATAGATGATGTGGATATAGTCTTTAATTATGATATACCACAGGATGAAGAATACTATGTCCACAGAATTGGAAGAACTGCAAGAGCAGGTAGGAAGGGAATAGCTTTCAGTTTTGTAGTTGGCAAAGATAAGCACAGAATTAAGGTTATTGAAAGGTACACTAAGACTAAGATAGCCAGAAGGGATTTACCAACACTAAAAGATGTGGAGGAAAGACAGATTCACCTGTTACTAGAAAAGATTAAAGAAGAAGTAGACAAAGGACAATTGGATAAGTATGAAAGGATGGTAAATGAAATTTTAGAACAAGATTATACTTCCTTTGATATAGCTGCAGCTCTATTAAAACTTTATTTTAAAGGAAATAAATTAGGGGAGCATAGAGAACTGGATGCAGTTGATTATAGTAAAAAATCTGTTACAGATTTAGCAAGGATCTATATAAATGTAGGCCGTAAAAAAGGAGTAAGTCCAAGGCATATATTAGGGGCTTTGTTAAATGAAACGGGAATACCCAAAAAATCCGTTGGAGAAATAGATATGTATGATAAATTTACTTTTGTAGACATTCCAGAAGATTATATTGGCAAAGTAATAAAAGGGCTGAATAATAAGCGAATAAAAGGAATTAAAGTAAAAGTAGAGTTGGCAAATATTAGAGACTAACTAGTAGCGATTAAGAAACATTTAGTTTTTTAGTCGTTTTTTTTAATGTTATAAAAAATGGGTATATAATAAAATATAAACTATAAAACGATATTTTAGGCCTATTTTATAAAAAGATGTCAATAAATAGAGAAATTGACAATTATATAGTATTATATATTGTGGTTTAAATGTTAATTAGAGTGAAGGATTGATTTTTATGAAAAAGAAAGTTTTGGGAGTGGGGATTTTAATACTGTTCCTTATTTTATCCGTTCTGATCATTGGCAGTTTTAAATCAATAGATAAACCAACAGATGATGAAGAGAAAATTACATTGAAGGTCGCTGGAGATTATAATCTTAGGCCTTATGAATATGTAAATGAAAAAGGTCAATTTGAAGGATTTAATGTGGATATAATGAAAGCCATAGAAAAGGCCATGAATATTAATATTGAATTAATACCTATGACCTGGGCTGATGCTATAGAAGCTTTAGAAAATGGGGAAGTAGACGCTATCCAAGGCATGTCTAAGACAAAGGAAAGAACTAATAAATATGCTTTTACCCAATCTACAATTATTAATTCCCATGCCATTTTTGTGCTTAGAGAAACAAAAGGAGTAAATGGAATTGAAGATTTATATGGGCTAAGGGTAGCCTATCAGGAAAAGGATGTTCAAGAGGAGACAATAAAAGAGATACCTGGTATCATTCCTATATCCCGAAGTAGTCAAACGGAGGCTATTGAGGCTTTATTGGATGGTCATGCTGATGCTTTTATAGGTAATAGAATAACAGCTATTTATTATCTTAATTCCATTAAGAAAACTAATGAAGTAAAAATTGTAGGGGAGCCTTTAGGGGAAACTGCTTATGGTCCTGCCACAATGCCTTCAAATAGGTTAGCCTATAGATTGTTAGAAGAAGGATTAAATAAAATAAAAGAAGATGAAACCTATGATAAAATATATAGAAAGTGGTTTGGTAATCAGCTATCCGATGGTTATCTAATATTTAGAAAAATCGTTAAATATGTAGCCATTGGGGGCTGCGTTAGTGGTTTAGTAGTCCTATTGCTCTTCGTTTGGAATAAAAAATTGAAACATGAAGTGTCTATAAGAACTAGTGAGATAGAACTTGCCAACAAAGAACTATTAGTTCAACAAGAAAGAATATATAAACTAGCCTATTATGATCCTATCACTGATCTTCCCAATAAGTACTATTTTATAGATGAATTAAATGAAACTATTAGCCAATTGAATAAAGAAGAAAAATTAGCTGTACTCTATTTGGACTTAGATAGATTTAAACATATAAACGATAATCTAGGGCATAATATAGGAGATGAATTATTGAGATTATTAGGCACTAGATTGCAGAAGCTGATCCGTAAAGAAGATTTAATAGCCCGAAGCGGTGGAGATGAATATCTAATTTTATTGAAAAATATAAAAAATACATCTCAAATAGATGAGGTAGTAAGTAGAATCATCAAAAGTTTTAAAGAACACATATCTTATAAGGGTTATGAATTGTACTTAACTACTAGCATTGGAATTGCCATATATCCAGAAGGAGGAGAAGATAGTAATTCCCTTATAAAAAATTCAGAAATTGCTTTATATAAGGCCAAGGAAATGGGAGGCAATAGTTATTATATATATAATGCAGAAATTGGAAAAAGAGAATACGATAACCTCATAACATTAAATCAGCTAAGACAAGCTATAAACAATGATGAATTCATATTGTATTATCAACCCAAATTCGATATAAAAACTCGGGAAATAATTGGCATGGAAGGACTCATTAGGTGGCAGAATCCAAAAAGAGGCTTAGTTTTTCCAGATGAATTTATTCCTTTAGCTGAAGAAACGGGACTTATATATGCCATAGGTGAATGGACTTTGCGTGAAGCCTGTAGACAGAATAAAGAATGGATTGATAAGGGTTATAAACCAAGGCGGGTTTGCGTAAATATTTCAGCAAGACAATTTCAGCACTATAATTTCTTAGATATGGTATCCAATATATTAGAAGAAACTAAATTAGAGCCTTGGTATTTAGGCGTGGAAATAACCGAAACTACTGCCATATCAGATATAAATTATACGATAGATGTGTTAAATAGATTAAAGAAATTAGGGGTATCTGTTATAATGGACGATTTTGGTACAGGCTATTCTAATTTAGGATACTTAAGTGAAATGAATATAGACGAATTGAAGATAGATAAAAGCTTTGTTTGGAGCTTAGAAAATAATGAAAAGTATAGAGAAATTTCCAAAACCATAATACTACTTGCCAAACAATTTAACATAAGGGTTACTGCAGAAGGAATTGAATCGGAGGAGCAATTAAATATATTAAGGGAGTTGGGATCAGATACAGGTCAGGGATATTATTTTAGCCGTCCAATCCCACCAGAAGAATTGGAAAAGATGTTATAGAAGTATAGGCCAGATAAAAACTATCTGCCTTTTTAATTTTTGATCTAGGTCAAAGCATTACTAAACAATATCTAATACAATGAAGCTGAGGTATAAAAAAGAAATAGTAGCTTAAAATAAGGTAATAATAGTTAAAGGGAAGTTAGCTTATGAAATTAAAGAAAGAGTTGATGGAATGAAATCAATTGACATTATCATAGAAGAACATGAACATGTTAGAAGGATGTTAAAGGTTATTAGGAAATATTGTTATAAGGTGTTGCTTGACGAGGAAATAGATTATGGGGATTTTTATAAGATAATCGATTTTATCAGGAATTATACAGATAGCTATCATCACTCTAAGGAGGAAGATATTCTATTTAAAGCAATGGCAGAAAAGATGCCCAAGTTAATCAATAATGGTCCTATTACAGGAATGCTCATAGAACATGATATGGCTAGACTGTATGTTTCCAATCTAGAGAAGGCCTTAGAAAAATATGAAGAAGGGGATGATGAATCGAGATTAGATATAATTGCAAATGCTATATCCTATACGGATTTATTGGAACGGCATATTGAAAAGGAGAATAGTGCTATATTTAAATTTGCTAATAGTATCTTAACGGAAGATGTTAAGAAAAAGGTGGACGAAGAATGTGATCATGTTGATTTAGCTTTAGAAGATACGGGGGTTCAACGTAAGTATTTAAGTTTGCTAGTCTACTTGGAAGAAAAGGTAAAAAAATAAAAAGGGGTGATTAAATGAGCGAATTAATAAACAATAGGGAGTACAGACAAAAACTGATGAAGGAAGTAATTAGGGAACTCCATGCAGGTAAAACTGTCGATGAAGTGAAAGAAAAATTTTCTAAGGTAATAGAAGGAGTTCCTCCTTCTGAAATAGCAGCAATGGAGGCTCAATTAGTAAAGGAAGGATTGCCTATAGAAGAAATACAGCGACTATGTAATGTTCATGCAGAAGTCTTTAAAGGTTCCATTGAAGAAATCCACCATCCTGAGGAAGTGCCAGGGCATCCTATTTATATTATGAGGGAGGAAAATAGAGCAATAGAAGAATATATAGATAATACATTAAGGAAAAATATAGAGAAGTTTAGGATGGATGACTCTAATGATAATATAAATGACCTTATTAGCGATTTAAATCTTCTATGGGATGTGGATAAGCATTATAGCAGGAAGGAGAATTTAATATTCCCCTACCTAGAAAAATATGGCATCACCACTCCACCCCAAGTAATGTGGGGAGTAGATGACGAGATTAGGGCTTTAATAAAGGAAGCAAAGCTTATGTTAATGGATTATAGAGGTAATAAGGAAGAGGTAATCCAAAAAATTGAAGAAATGGCACATGAAATAAAGGAAATGATCTATAAAGAAGAAAAGATTTTATTCCCAATGGCATTGGAAACTTTAACTGAGGATGAATGGGTTACCGTATATAGGGAAAGTGATGAAATTGGCTATGCAATAATAGAACCAGAAAAGGATTGGGAGCTTAAACGGGTAAGGATTTCTCTTACAGAAGGAGGAGAGATTTCAGAAAAGGGAAATATAAAATTTGAGACAGGTTTTTTAACACCAGAGGAAATAAGTCAGATATTAAATACCATCCCTGGGGATATAACTTTTGTAGATAAGAATGATATTGTAAAATATTATTCCCAAGGGAAGGAAAGGATATTTGCACGTACTAAATCGGTTATAGGTAGGTCTGTTCAAAACTGCCATCCCCCAGCAAGTGTTCATGTAGTTGAAAAGATAGTAAAGGATTTTAAATCAGGTAAAAAAGACCATGAGGATTTCTGGATTAAGATGGGAGATAAATATGTTATGATAAGATATTTTGCAGTGAGAAATAAGGATGGAGAATATTTAGGTACATTAGAATTCACACAGAATATAGCTCCTATCAAGGCAATAGAAGGAGAAAAGAGATTACTATCAGAGGATTAAGGTATTTATATGCCTTAATCCTTTTTATAATTCAACATTGATGTGGATTTATATACTAGTTTTTCATTCGCTTTTTAGGGTATCATATACATATCATGTAGTTTATATAGAATGGGGTGTTATAATGAGTTGTAGTTGTGAAAAAAGTGGTAGAAGGAAAAGCTGTATTGAAATGGTGCCTATATTTAGTACTTTAACCTATGATGAAATGATGGAAGTAGCCAAAATTACAGTACCTAGAAGTTATAAAAAAGGCGAAATGATTTATATGGCTGGAGATAAAGGGGAAAAGCTATTCGTTATCCATAAGGGACAGGTTAAAATATCTAGACTTTCTCCAGCAGGAAAAGAACAGGTTATTAGAATATTAGGACCAGGAGAGTTTATGGGAGAGCTATCCCTTTTTGTGTGCAAACCTCAAACGGATAATGCGGAGACCTTGGAGGATACAAGTATATGTGTGATAGATGGAGAAAAATTAAAGGGTATAATGGCCAAATATCCAACTATAGCTTTTAAAGTGTTGGAGGAGTTAAGCCATAGATTGGACAAGGCAGAAAAACTTATAGAATATTTGGGTAGTCACGATGTGGAAACTAGAATTGTCGAAACATTATTGGAATTGGCCGATGATAAAGGAGAAGTAGTTCTCAATATGAGTAAAAAGGACCTTGCCTCTCATATGGGGATGAGCCAAGAAACCTTAAGCAGGAAATTATCCTATTTTCAGGATATGGGTTGGATTAAACAAATTGGGCATAGGCGGATAATAATAGTGGATGAAATTGGATTGAGAACGTTAATATAAATGAAGGATGATTATATGTGGGGAGATAAAAGGTACCATACATTAAACTATGAATTAAGGAAAGAATTTGGGCAAAAGGTTATGAAACTATCGTTAGATGGAGGGTTTACTTGTCCTAATAGGGATGGGACTATTGGCCATAGAGGTTGTGTTTTTTGCGGAGAGGAAGGTTCTGGAGAATTTGCAGGGTCCAGAACCTTAAGCATTGAGGAACAGATTAGGGAACAGAAAAAACTTTTGTCTAACAAATGGAAGACGGGGAAATATATTGCCTATTTCCAGAGTTTCACCAATACCTATTCTGCTTATGAAGATCTAAGAAAAAAGTATTATTCCGCTCTTTCACAAGAGGAAATAGTAGGATTAGCCATAGCTACCAGGCCTGATTGTTTATCGGAAGATGTACTAGATCTTTTAACTGAACTAAATGAAAAGACCTATATATGGATAGAACTAGGGCTTCAAACTATCCATGAGAGGACTGCAAAATTTATCAGACGAGGCTATTCCTTAGAGACCTATGATATAGCCATAGAAAAGTTAAAAAATAAAAATATAAGGGTGGTTACCCATTTAATACTTGGATTACCTGGGGAATCTAAGGATGAGATATTAGAATCTGTCAAATATGTAGCTAATACTAATACCTGGGGAGTTAAATTTCATCTATTGTATATCCAGAAGGGAACGGATTTGTATGAATACTATTTAAAAAACCCTTTTCCAATACTAGGCAGAGATGAATATATATCCTTGGTAGCAGATAGCCTCGAACTGCTTCCTAAAGAAATGGTAGTCCATAGAGTAACGGGCGATGGTAAAAAGGAATTACTATTTGAGCCTAGATGGTCTTTGGATAAATTAAGGGTTCTTTCAGGTATAGATAAGGAGTTAAAAAGGAGGAATTCATATCAAGGATTAAAATATTAATAGCTTTCACAGACTTCACCTTTCTAGCATATTATATATTGCACAATAATATGAGGAAAGGTGATAGATATGGAAAATAGATATGGAGCCATGCAAGCTTGTCCCCCAGGCAGCTTTGCCTATATTATAAGACCGGGAGATACTCTATTTCAATTGGCTAATAGATTTAATACTACAGTAGATGCCATTATGAGGATTAATCCAGGCATTGATCCAAATAGACTCCAAATAGGTCAAAGCATATGTATACCAGGGGCAACAACACCTCCACCCCCAGGAACTTGTCCTAATGGGTTTTTCCATGTAATAAGGGCAGGGGATACCTACTTCAGACTGAGCCAACAATATGGAGTAAGTGTAGACGCTATAATAAGGGCTAATCCGGGAGTGGATCCAAATAGACTGCAAATAGGTCAAAGAATATGTATACCTGGAGGAACTCCACCTTTGCCACCTTGTATAAATGGATTCTACTATACTATTAGGGCAGGGGATACTATATTTGCTCTTAGCCAGAGATTTAATGTAAGCGTTGAAGCCATAATTGGAGCTAATCCTGGAATTAATCCAAATAATCTTCAAATAGGTCAAACTATTTGTATTCCAAGAGCTGTAACCCCTGGACCACCATGTCCGAATGGATTCCTTTATTCCATAAGGGCAGGAGACACCCTATTTGCTATTGGTCAACGATTTAATGTAAGTGTTGATGCAATCATTAGGGCTAATCCGGGAATCGATCCAAACAATTTAAGAATAGGTCAAGTAATATGTATACCAACATTCTAAAAGAGGAGCCTAGGCTCCTTTTTTAGATTTAATTATTAACACTCACCGCTACATCTGCATAGTATATAGTGCAAATAATTATATAATAGAAGGGTGGGTTAGTATGAACGAAAGACATGATATAGAAGGAAAATGTCCTAGGGGCAGTTTCCCATATACCATCAAATCTGGAGATACTCTATATCTATTAGCCCAAAGGTATAATACCACTGTAGAGGCAATTATGAGAATTAATCCAGGAATCGATCCCAAAAATCTCCAAATAGGTCAAGTAATATGCATACCAAGTGAAAAGCCTATGCCACCATGCCATGACGGATTTTATTATACTATAAGGCAAGGAGATACATTCTATAAGCTGAGCCAACAATTTGGTGTAAGCGTGGAAGATTTGATGAGAGCTAATCCAGGAGTTGATCCAAATAATCTTCAAATTGGGCAGGTAATTTGTATTCCACATAAAGTATCTCCAATACCTCCATGTCCAAATGGGTTCTATTACACTATAAGACCAGGTGATACCATATTTTCCCTTAGCCAAAGATTCAATGTGTCCGTTCAAGAAATATTACTTGCAAATCCTGGAATCGATCCAAACAACTTACAGATAGGTATGACAATATGTATACCGATGAAAATGCCAGAGCCATCTTTACCTCCATGTCCAAATGGATTCTACTATACCATAAGACCAGGGGATACTCTATTTCTAATTGGACAACGGTTTAACGTACCAGTACAAGAAATACTTCAAGCAAATCCTGGAATCGATCCAAATAACCTGAGGATTGGGCAGATAATATGTATTCCTAGAAAATGTGTCGTATTCTGTTTCTAAAAGACATTCGAAGAAACAAAATTTAACCTCATAAATATAAATTAAGTTAAAAGTGCTTAGGAGTTACATTCTTTCTGAAAAATAGAATTCCTAAGCACCTTATTTTTATTTATACTACTTGATACGTACTACGTAGGACGATATAATATATTCACCAAAAGGTTACAATATATATAATTCAAAGAAAGAGGAATGGCAATGAAACAAAGGGATATACGAGATAAAATACCGCTGACCGAAACTGCCCTTCTTCTTTTACTTGCATTGTATAAGCCAAATCATGGATATAATGTTATGAAGATGGTTAAAAAAATGACAGAAGGGAGAATCATTTTTGGGTCAGGAACATTATATGGAGCAATAAATAATCTTAATAAAAAAGGTTGGATTAAGCTAGTTAGGATAGATAAGGAGTCAAAAAAGAAAGAATATGTGATTACTGATACTAGCAAAAAAATTGTTGAAATGGAATTGGCACGCATGAAGCAAATGTATGATGCGGGAAAAAAGATTATTAAGGGGGTAAATGCATTAAATGGTGACTAAATTGAAATTTTTTTAGATCCTATGCAGATAGAGATGGTATGATAGCAACTTCTACGGGAATGATAAATTGAGAAATATTGATATCTGAAAAAATAGATGATGGGAAAGTTTTTGAAACTTTTTCTGATGCTGAAGATAAAATGAAAAATTTGAAGAAAAGGAGAAAGCCCAGTATCTATTTACTCATATTTGCTATTATAATGGCAATATGGGGTATGGTGGGGTTAGAGCCTTTCTTTGAATTTATTTTAGTTGGCTTTACACCTTTATCAAATTATAGATTGACACCTATTATTTTAAGCTTTATTTTAGCTATAGTGAGTATTTTAAGATTGGTTGTTCTCTCAAGAATGATTAAGTCAATAGGTACTAAATGAGGGAACTAATTTGAGGTTCAGATAGAATAAAGGTGATTGAAAGGAGTTAAAACTTCTACAGTAAGTAGAGTTCTCTACTTGCTGCAGAAGTTTATTAATGTATAGGTCATGAGCTTTCTAAGAAATTAAACTTAATCCAATTTTTGTAGATGTGTAATTTTGAATCCTTCGACATATTTCAAACCATAGCCTATCATTCTATCAAGAAAGATATGGGCAGACCATATCAATCCTGCCATTATGAATATTTGTCCTTTTGTAATAGCTGCTAATAACAATAAAATTAAAGGAAATACAAAAACATGCCCCAGATTGTAGAAGAATGCTCCTACATTATTATCGACTAAATATCCTAACATGAGTAGGTCAGGTAAAAATAAACATATAAAAAAAACAAGCATATTAAAATCTAGATGAAGATAGATTATTAGGCTTAATAAAAAACCTAATGCGCCTTCAATACGTATCCAAATTTTAGGTGTCATCTTTTTTTACTCCTCCTTTCAGTAATTGCTTATACATAACTTCTACTAACCTTTGAATCTTATCATAGTTCTGCTGATATCGGTTATTTTCCATAAGCTGTTTAACTTGATCTAATTGTTTGCTGGCTATTTTTAAAAAAGCAATCTTATTTTCAATTTGATTAATTTTATTTTGAAACATATTAACTGCTATTTCATTACATTCAGATGATATGGGTTTTTTTTGCAGGGATAATAGAAACCTAATTTCTTCTAGTGAAAATTCTAGTTGTTTTAGCACTATAATAAGTTGAACTGTTTTTTCACATTCTTCATCATAGAAACGGTAGCTATTATGCAGCCGTTTTGGCTGAATAAGCCCTATTTTTTCATAAAACCTGATGGTGTCGGCAGTAAGCTTATACTTATCTGCAAATTCTTTAATTAACATATTCCAATACCTCCTAATAAGATTTTAACATTGGAGTAAACTCCAATGTCAAGTATAATATTCGATGAAGTTGTAATATTAAAGGGGATAAAAAATCGTAATTAATCAAAGCCTGATTAATTACGATTTTAAAGTTTATCCTTGACAGAATAAGAAATAAAGAATAATTAATTTAGAATTGCAATCCTTTCTTCGCTTTCGTAGAATATATCTTCTTTTTTAACCCCTTTATCAAGGAGTATCCTATAACTATCGATAATCATATTCTTAGACCCGCACATATACACTTTATATCCTTCTAAATCCATATCTTTTAACAGGTGAGTTACATAGCCTTTCTTAATAGAGCTGTTTTTATCTCGAGATACTATCGGCAAGTAATGGAACCGCTTGTCTTCTTTGACTAGAGATTCGAAATAATCTCTATATAAGAATTCATCTTCATATCTTTGACCATCTAATAACTTTACCTCTTTTACATTTGGTTTATTGGCCAATACTTCCTTAGTCAAGCCTATAAAAGGAGTAATTCCTATCCCGTTTCCAATGAATAATATCTTTTCGATAGTGCCATCTACTACTAATTCATTTCCCATAGGGCCTTCTAATTCCACTACATCTCCAACTTTGAAATTATTAAATATTATATTAGTTCCATATCCTTTTTCAACTTTCTTGATTATGATGCTTAGCTTAGTGCTATTTTCATTAGAGGAAGAAATGGAATAAGCTCTAAAAGCCTTAGGTTCATCTTGAATTTTGACTAAAATAAACTGACCTGGCTTATAATCTACTTTTTCAGGATATATGAAAGAGAAGGTATATTCCCTTATATTATCTTTTAAGTTCTTAATGTCTGTAATCTTTGCCTTAATCTTTTGTTTGTTTTCATAACCTATGGAATTGCTATTTTTCTTCAATTCAATTGCTTCCTCTTTGGTTTTTAGTGACAAAATATTGGCGGGACAGTTTTCAACACATGTAGCGCATTTAATACAGTTTATATTGTGAAACTGGTTATCTTCTCCAAATTCTAGATAAGGTGTCAACTGGAAGGGGCATACCCTTGAACATTTACCACATTTATGGCATTTATTTACATTTTCGATAGTTACTTTCATTTCCGTTTTTTCGGTAATTCCAACCATTCTGCCTAGTTTATGGACTACTTTCTGAATGCTACCCATAGGACAGAATTGGCACCAAGTCCTTGGGTTTATTAATACTGCAAAGAGTCCCCCAGTTATTAGAACCATTAAGTAAGTTGTAACGAATACAAGGCCTAGTCTGTCTAAAAAGTTGTAGTTTCCCCATAGTGTAAATGCATTCATGAGTTTTCTCGTGAAATTGAACATAAAGAATATGAAGAAACCAATAGTCATATACTTGGATTTTAAGAAATTTGGTATCTTTCTGTTGAAGCTTATAGGCAGGGTTATTCTGTCGAATAAGGACCCGTGGGGACAAAAGTTACCACACCAGTGCCTTCCTTTAAAAAAGGAAGTAGTAGTTAAGCTTAACATTATCAATATGACCAATAAGCCTAATTTTGGTACCCACAAACCACCAATGGCTACTAAGACGGTAAATATCCAAGCGTTTCTTCTTATGGTAGTAAAGGTTCTGTTGGTTTTAATATAATAATTTTCCATATAGATCCCTCCTAAGACCAATCATATACTATATAGGGGTATAAGGTTACTATAACTATAGTTCTCGCCTTTGTAAAGGGTAAAAAGAAAAAACTCCTATATAGGAGCTTTTTCCTTAATAGATAATAAAATTACCAGAAATATGCTAAATGAAATAAATAAAATTATGCTTGTTATTAAAGGCCAGTTAAAAATTTTTTCGTTAGATTTTTGTTTATGCCTAATTAAATTAATTCCATTTATCTTTGCTAATAGATGTATGAATAGAGATAAGGCTATAACTGAAAGCATTACTTGTATTAAACTGTTTAATAAACTTGGACTAACTGCATAAGCTGTGTCAGGTTCCGAAGGATATATATAATTTAATATTGTAGGAAACCCGTTATTAATAAAATGAAAAATCATTGCTGCATATAAGGAGTTTGTAGCAAACACTAAATAGCTTGCTATAAACCCTGCTATAAAGGTGTAGAAGAACTGAAAAAAGTTTAAATGGAGCATTCCAAACATTATTCCGTTTATTAATGCAGCAACAAAAAAGCTTTTGTTTCTATAGCCATCTAATATAATTCCCCTCATCAGTATTTCTTCTAATATGGCTGGAGTTATAGCAGTGAAAATAAGGTTTTCAATAAAGCCTTCATAGTGGTTTTCTATTATTATATTAGCCAACTTATTTCCAAAAAAGCTAGTATATAGATCCGCCATTGTCACCATAATTGGTAAAGAAAAAACCCAGATAATAAATATTATTATGGTACTTTTTACATTTAAGATTTTAGGCTTTAAAATTCTATCTCCCTGATTCTTGTGGATAAATAGGTAGATGCTAATGGGTATTAAGAAGGTTATATATTGATACGCCTTCATAGGTATGGGTAAAAATTGGAATATAATAGACCATATGACTACGCACATATAAAATAGATTTACTTTGTAAATTGAAGATTCTTTTGCTAAAATTT includes these proteins:
- a CDS encoding TIGR01212 family radical SAM protein (This family includes YhcC from E. coli K-12, an uncharacterized radical SAM protein.), which codes for MWGDKRYHTLNYELRKEFGQKVMKLSLDGGFTCPNRDGTIGHRGCVFCGEEGSGEFAGSRTLSIEEQIREQKKLLSNKWKTGKYIAYFQSFTNTYSAYEDLRKKYYSALSQEEIVGLAIATRPDCLSEDVLDLLTELNEKTYIWIELGLQTIHERTAKFIRRGYSLETYDIAIEKLKNKNIRVVTHLILGLPGESKDEILESVKYVANTNTWGVKFHLLYIQKGTDLYEYYLKNPFPILGRDEYISLVADSLELLPKEMVVHRVTGDGKKELLFEPRWSLDKLRVLSGIDKELKRRNSYQGLKY
- a CDS encoding LysM peptidoglycan-binding domain-containing protein; this translates as MNERHDIEGKCPRGSFPYTIKSGDTLYLLAQRYNTTVEAIMRINPGIDPKNLQIGQVICIPSEKPMPPCHDGFYYTIRQGDTFYKLSQQFGVSVEDLMRANPGVDPNNLQIGQVICIPHKVSPIPPCPNGFYYTIRPGDTIFSLSQRFNVSVQEILLANPGIDPNNLQIGMTICIPMKMPEPSLPPCPNGFYYTIRPGDTLFLIGQRFNVPVQEILQANPGIDPNNLRIGQIICIPRKCVVFCF
- a CDS encoding PadR family transcriptional regulator, whose translation is MKQRDIRDKIPLTETALLLLLALYKPNHGYNVMKMVKKMTEGRIIFGSGTLYGAINNLNKKGWIKLVRIDKESKKKEYVITDTSKKIVEMELARMKQMYDAGKKIIKGVNALNGD
- a CDS encoding hemerythrin domain-containing protein produces the protein MKSIDIIIEEHEHVRRMLKVIRKYCYKVLLDEEIDYGDFYKIIDFIRNYTDSYHHSKEEDILFKAMAEKMPKLINNGPITGMLIEHDMARLYVSNLEKALEKYEEGDDESRLDIIANAISYTDLLERHIEKENSAIFKFANSILTEDVKKKVDEECDHVDLALEDTGVQRKYLSLLVYLEEKVKK
- a CDS encoding DUF438 domain-containing protein; protein product: MSELINNREYRQKLMKEVIRELHAGKTVDEVKEKFSKVIEGVPPSEIAAMEAQLVKEGLPIEEIQRLCNVHAEVFKGSIEEIHHPEEVPGHPIYIMREENRAIEEYIDNTLRKNIEKFRMDDSNDNINDLISDLNLLWDVDKHYSRKENLIFPYLEKYGITTPPQVMWGVDDEIRALIKEAKLMLMDYRGNKEEVIQKIEEMAHEIKEMIYKEEKILFPMALETLTEDEWVTVYRESDEIGYAIIEPEKDWELKRVRISLTEGGEISEKGNIKFETGFLTPEEISQILNTIPGDITFVDKNDIVKYYSQGKERIFARTKSVIGRSVQNCHPPASVHVVEKIVKDFKSGKKDHEDFWIKMGDKYVMIRYFAVRNKDGEYLGTLEFTQNIAPIKAIEGEKRLLSED
- a CDS encoding LysM peptidoglycan-binding domain-containing protein, with the protein product MENRYGAMQACPPGSFAYIIRPGDTLFQLANRFNTTVDAIMRINPGIDPNRLQIGQSICIPGATTPPPPGTCPNGFFHVIRAGDTYFRLSQQYGVSVDAIIRANPGVDPNRLQIGQRICIPGGTPPLPPCINGFYYTIRAGDTIFALSQRFNVSVEAIIGANPGINPNNLQIGQTICIPRAVTPGPPCPNGFLYSIRAGDTLFAIGQRFNVSVDAIIRANPGIDPNNLRIGQVICIPTF
- a CDS encoding Crp/Fnr family transcriptional regulator, with product MSCSCEKSGRRKSCIEMVPIFSTLTYDEMMEVAKITVPRSYKKGEMIYMAGDKGEKLFVIHKGQVKISRLSPAGKEQVIRILGPGEFMGELSLFVCKPQTDNAETLEDTSICVIDGEKLKGIMAKYPTIAFKVLEELSHRLDKAEKLIEYLGSHDVETRIVETLLELADDKGEVVLNMSKKDLASHMGMSQETLSRKLSYFQDMGWIKQIGHRRIIIVDEIGLRTLI
- a CDS encoding EAL domain-containing protein; translation: MKKKVLGVGILILFLILSVLIIGSFKSIDKPTDDEEKITLKVAGDYNLRPYEYVNEKGQFEGFNVDIMKAIEKAMNINIELIPMTWADAIEALENGEVDAIQGMSKTKERTNKYAFTQSTIINSHAIFVLRETKGVNGIEDLYGLRVAYQEKDVQEETIKEIPGIIPISRSSQTEAIEALLDGHADAFIGNRITAIYYLNSIKKTNEVKIVGEPLGETAYGPATMPSNRLAYRLLEEGLNKIKEDETYDKIYRKWFGNQLSDGYLIFRKIVKYVAIGGCVSGLVVLLLFVWNKKLKHEVSIRTSEIELANKELLVQQERIYKLAYYDPITDLPNKYYFIDELNETISQLNKEEKLAVLYLDLDRFKHINDNLGHNIGDELLRLLGTRLQKLIRKEDLIARSGGDEYLILLKNIKNTSQIDEVVSRIIKSFKEHISYKGYELYLTTSIGIAIYPEGGEDSNSLIKNSEIALYKAKEMGGNSYYIYNAEIGKREYDNLITLNQLRQAINNDEFILYYQPKFDIKTREIIGMEGLIRWQNPKRGLVFPDEFIPLAEETGLIYAIGEWTLREACRQNKEWIDKGYKPRRVCVNISARQFQHYNFLDMVSNILEETKLEPWYLGVEITETTAISDINYTIDVLNRLKKLGVSVIMDDFGTGYSNLGYLSEMNIDELKIDKSFVWSLENNEKYREISKTIILLAKQFNIRVTAEGIESEEQLNILRELGSDTGQGYYFSRPIPPEELEKML